From Cellulomonas oligotrophica, a single genomic window includes:
- a CDS encoding DUF4334 domain-containing protein: MTSTAGPRARAAWDALVSRAGAGEIPSVAQVLEVVDGLPAVAPEQMLGSWRGGGLATGHPWDGLLEACGWHGKRFTSAEDVDPLVFEDARGLFAVNPALVPLGLLVRHPGLGRSGAARTVARRSLRAARTRRPAARLRRVEHRGVVTATMVYDALPVQDHFRRVDDGTVVGVMDMRGMRDPFVFTLHRG; encoded by the coding sequence ATGACCTCGACGGCGGGGCCGCGGGCGCGGGCGGCGTGGGACGCGCTCGTCTCCCGGGCGGGTGCGGGCGAGATCCCGTCCGTGGCGCAGGTGCTGGAGGTCGTCGACGGCCTCCCGGCGGTGGCGCCGGAGCAGATGCTCGGGTCGTGGCGCGGCGGCGGGCTGGCGACGGGGCACCCGTGGGACGGCCTGCTGGAGGCGTGCGGGTGGCACGGCAAGCGGTTCACGAGCGCCGAGGACGTGGACCCGCTGGTGTTCGAGGACGCGCGGGGGCTGTTCGCGGTGAACCCCGCCCTCGTGCCGCTGGGGCTGCTGGTGCGCCACCCGGGGCTGGGGCGCAGCGGTGCCGCGCGGACCGTCGCCCGCAGGTCGTTGCGGGCCGCGCGGACCCGGCGGCCCGCGGCACGGCTGCGACGGGTCGAGCACCGCGGCGTGGTGACCGCGACGATGGTCTACGACGCGCTGCCCGTCCAGGACCACTTCCGTCGGGTCGACGACGGCACGGTGGTCGGCGTCATGGACATGCGCGGGATGCGCGACCCGTTCGTGTTCACGCTGCACCGCGGGTGA
- a CDS encoding bifunctional methylenetetrahydrofolate dehydrogenase/methenyltetrahydrofolate cyclohydrolase: MTAQILDGSATAAAIKSELAGRVAALAGKGVVPGLGTLLVGDDPGSRWYVAGKHKDCAEVGIASIREDLPADATQADVEDAVRRLNEDPACTGFIVQLPLPEGIDTHRVLELVDPAKDADGLHPTNLGRLVLRVNDPVDTPLPCTPRGIVELLQRHDVPLRGADVVVVGRGVTVGRSIGLLLTRREVNATVTLTHTGTDDLAEHTRNADVVIAAAGVPGIISAGMLKPGAVVVDVGVSRVEDPETGRSRVVGDVDPGVHEVAAWVSPNPGGVGPMTRAMLLQNVVETAERLAG; the protein is encoded by the coding sequence GTGACCGCACAGATCCTGGACGGCTCCGCGACGGCGGCCGCCATCAAGTCCGAGCTCGCGGGGCGGGTCGCCGCCCTCGCGGGCAAGGGCGTCGTGCCCGGCCTCGGCACGCTCCTCGTCGGCGACGACCCCGGCTCGCGCTGGTACGTGGCCGGCAAGCACAAGGACTGCGCCGAGGTCGGCATCGCCTCCATCCGCGAGGACCTGCCCGCCGACGCCACGCAGGCCGACGTCGAGGACGCCGTGCGCCGCCTCAACGAGGACCCCGCGTGCACGGGGTTCATCGTCCAGCTGCCCCTGCCCGAGGGCATCGACACCCACCGGGTGCTCGAGCTGGTCGACCCCGCCAAGGACGCCGACGGGCTGCACCCGACCAACCTCGGCCGCCTCGTCCTGCGCGTCAACGACCCCGTCGACACGCCGCTGCCGTGCACCCCGCGCGGCATCGTCGAGCTCCTGCAGCGCCACGACGTGCCGCTGCGGGGCGCGGACGTCGTGGTCGTGGGCCGAGGCGTGACCGTGGGGCGCTCCATCGGCCTGCTGCTCACGCGGCGCGAGGTCAACGCCACCGTCACGCTCACGCACACCGGTACGGACGACCTCGCCGAGCACACCCGCAACGCCGACGTCGTCATCGCCGCCGCCGGCGTCCCCGGCATCATCAGCGCGGGCATGCTCAAGCCCGGTGCCGTCGTCGTCGACGTCGGCGTCTCCCGCGTCGAGGACCCCGAGACGGGCCGCAGCCGCGTCGTCGGCGACGTCGACCCCGGCGTGCACGAGGTCGCCGCGTGGGTGTCGCCCAACCCGGGCGGCGTCGGTCCCATGACGCGCGCGATGCTGCTGCAGAACGTCGTCGAGACCGCCGAGCGCCTCGCCGGCTGA
- a CDS encoding extracellular catalytic domain type 1 short-chain-length polyhydroxyalkanoate depolymerase translates to MRTRTQDRRGRRSRVVAALALVAGLATGAGALATAPPAQAASLVEVQSFGTNPSGLRMHVYAPDTLPPDPALLVVVHWCTGSAQAVFEGTQYDELAQRHGYVVVYPSANRPGSCFDVSSSAALTRDGGSDPQGIVQMVRWAQQRYGTDPARTAVTGISSGGMTTQLLLAQYPDVFSAGSAFAGVPATCFATTSPPPGTTQQAPWSSQCSTGALDLTPAQWGARVRAMNPGYTGPRPRVQLWHGALDDVLAYANHREAVEQWTDVLGLSATPAVTDRPAANQVRARYGGTGDRAPLEATTFEGVGHNLPVDTAAVLRFLGLDGTAPTPTPTPTPTVSPTPTPTPTPTPTPTATPTVTPTPSPTPTTGPAPTCRVAFTVHAWPSGLTASITVTNLSNQPLQGWTLTWDAPAGQQVVQAWGATVTQSGTRVTATNAPWNAAVAPGGSQQLGLNASHTGDASAPRAAWLDGRPCSVG, encoded by the coding sequence ATGCGCACGCGGACGCAGGACAGACGAGGACGGCGCTCGCGCGTCGTCGCCGCACTGGCGCTGGTCGCCGGGCTCGCCACGGGCGCCGGTGCCCTCGCGACGGCGCCGCCCGCGCAGGCCGCGTCGCTCGTGGAGGTCCAGAGCTTCGGTACGAACCCCTCCGGGCTGCGGATGCACGTCTACGCGCCCGACACGCTGCCGCCCGACCCCGCGCTGCTCGTCGTCGTGCACTGGTGCACCGGCAGCGCGCAGGCCGTGTTCGAGGGCACGCAGTACGACGAGCTCGCGCAGCGGCACGGCTACGTCGTGGTCTACCCGTCGGCGAACCGGCCGGGTTCGTGCTTCGACGTGTCGTCGTCGGCCGCGCTGACGCGCGACGGCGGCTCCGACCCGCAGGGCATCGTCCAGATGGTGCGGTGGGCGCAGCAGCGGTACGGCACCGACCCCGCGCGCACGGCGGTCACCGGCATCTCCTCGGGCGGCATGACGACGCAGCTGCTGCTCGCCCAGTACCCCGACGTGTTCTCCGCGGGGTCGGCCTTCGCCGGGGTGCCCGCGACGTGCTTCGCGACGACGTCGCCGCCGCCCGGGACCACGCAGCAGGCGCCGTGGAGCTCGCAGTGCTCGACGGGTGCGCTCGACCTCACGCCCGCGCAGTGGGGTGCCCGGGTGCGGGCCATGAACCCCGGGTACACCGGCCCGCGGCCGCGGGTCCAGCTCTGGCACGGGGCGCTCGACGACGTGCTCGCGTACGCCAACCACCGTGAGGCCGTCGAGCAGTGGACGGACGTGCTGGGGCTGTCGGCGACGCCGGCGGTGACGGACCGGCCCGCCGCCAACCAGGTGCGGGCGCGGTACGGCGGCACCGGGGACCGGGCGCCGCTCGAGGCGACCACGTTCGAGGGCGTCGGGCACAACCTGCCCGTCGACACGGCGGCCGTGCTGCGCTTCCTCGGCCTGGACGGCACGGCACCCACGCCCACGCCCACGCCCACGCCCACCGTCTCGCCGACGCCCACGCCCACGCCCACGCCGACCCCCACACCCACGGCGACGCCGACCGTCACGCCGACGCCGAGCCCGACCCCCACGACCGGCCCTGCACCGACGTGCCGGGTGGCGTTCACCGTGCACGCCTGGCCGTCGGGCCTGACGGCGTCGATCACGGTCACCAACCTGTCGAACCAGCCCCTGCAGGGCTGGACGCTGACGTGGGACGCCCCAGCCGGGCAGCAGGTCGTGCAGGCCTGGGGTGCCACCGTGACGCAGTCCGGGACGCGCGTCACCGCGACGAACGCCCCCTGGAACGCGGCCGTGGCACCCGGCGGGTCGCAGCAGCTGGGCCTGAACGCGTCGCACACCGGCGACGCCTCCGCGCCGCGCGCGGCGTGGCTCGACGGGCGACCCTGCTCCGTCGGGTGA
- the glyA gene encoding serine hydroxymethyltransferase, translated as MSDTMLDQNISELDPEIAAVLDGELARQQGTLEMIASENFVPRAVLQAQGSVLTNKYAEGYPGRRYYGGCEQVDIAETIAIDRAKALFGAEHANVQPHSGATANAAVLHALINAGDKILGLDLAHGGHLTHGMRINFSGKLYDVAAYGVDPKTFRVDMDAVRAAALEQRPDVIIGGWSAYPRHLDFAAFREIADEVGAKLWVDMAHFAGLVAAGLHPSPVPHADVVSSTVHKTIGGPRSGFILSKGEYAKKIDSAVFPGQQGGPLMHVIAAKAVAFKVAASEEFVARQQRTIDGARIIADRLTAPDVAAAGVSVLTGGTDVHLVLVDLRHSTLDGQQAEDLLHSVGVTVNRNAVPFDPRPPRVTSGLRIGTPALATRGFGDAEFTEVADIIATALVEGTGADVDALRARVLKLTEAFPLYAGLQQY; from the coding sequence ATGAGCGACACCATGCTCGACCAGAACATCTCCGAGCTCGACCCCGAGATCGCTGCCGTCCTCGACGGCGAGCTGGCCCGCCAGCAGGGCACGCTCGAGATGATCGCCTCGGAGAACTTCGTGCCGCGCGCGGTCCTGCAGGCGCAGGGCTCCGTGCTCACCAACAAGTACGCCGAGGGCTACCCGGGCCGGCGCTACTACGGCGGCTGCGAGCAGGTCGACATCGCCGAGACCATCGCGATCGACCGGGCCAAGGCGCTCTTCGGCGCCGAGCACGCCAACGTCCAGCCGCACTCGGGCGCCACCGCCAACGCCGCGGTCCTGCACGCGCTGATCAACGCCGGCGACAAGATCCTCGGCCTCGACCTCGCGCACGGCGGCCACCTCACGCACGGCATGCGCATCAACTTCTCCGGCAAGCTCTACGACGTCGCGGCGTACGGCGTGGACCCGAAGACGTTCCGCGTCGACATGGACGCCGTGCGCGCGGCCGCGCTCGAGCAGCGGCCCGACGTCATCATCGGCGGCTGGTCCGCGTACCCGCGCCACCTCGACTTCGCCGCGTTCCGCGAGATCGCCGACGAGGTCGGCGCCAAGCTGTGGGTCGACATGGCGCACTTCGCCGGCCTCGTCGCCGCCGGCCTGCACCCCTCGCCGGTCCCGCACGCCGACGTCGTCTCCTCCACGGTGCACAAGACCATCGGCGGCCCGCGCTCCGGCTTCATCCTGAGCAAGGGCGAGTACGCGAAGAAGATCGACTCCGCGGTGTTCCCCGGCCAGCAGGGCGGCCCGCTCATGCACGTGATCGCCGCGAAGGCCGTCGCGTTCAAGGTCGCCGCGAGCGAGGAGTTCGTGGCCCGCCAGCAGCGCACCATCGACGGTGCGCGGATCATCGCCGACCGCCTGACCGCACCCGACGTCGCTGCGGCCGGCGTCTCCGTCCTCACCGGCGGCACCGACGTGCACCTCGTGCTCGTCGACCTGCGGCACTCCACGCTCGACGGCCAGCAGGCCGAGGACCTCCTGCACTCCGTCGGCGTCACCGTCAACCGCAACGCCGTGCCGTTCGACCCGCGCCCCCCGCGCGTCACGTCCGGCCTGCGCATCGGCACGCCCGCCCTGGCCACGCGCGGCTTCGGCGACGCGGAGTTCACCGAGGTCGCCGACATCATCGCCACGGCGCTGGTCGAGGGCACCGGCGCCGACGTCGACGCCCTGCGCGCCCGCGTGCTCAAGCTGACCGAGGCGTTCCCGCTGTACGCCGGCCTCCAGCAGTACTGA
- a CDS encoding SigE family RNA polymerase sigma factor translates to MTPSTRGDTGAGLVLGPPAPGGPDPDDPGTDDAPEHLGLVVPAGGDRDAEFAAFMAGAAPQLARTAWLLCGDTHQADELVQAALVRTYLAWPRARERDPVAYARRTLANHRVSTWRRRRREVLVGPAGLPETPGGSGADRHADRDQLVRALALLTARQRRVVVLRHLEGLSEREVAADLGVSVGTVKSTASRALARLREVLGDDGDECATGAGTGQR, encoded by the coding sequence ATGACACCTTCGACACGGGGCGACACGGGCGCGGGCCTGGTGCTCGGCCCACCGGCCCCCGGCGGGCCCGACCCCGACGACCCCGGGACCGACGACGCCCCCGAGCACCTCGGGCTCGTGGTCCCCGCGGGCGGCGACCGCGACGCCGAGTTCGCCGCCTTCATGGCCGGCGCCGCCCCGCAGCTGGCACGCACGGCGTGGCTGCTGTGCGGCGACACCCACCAGGCGGACGAGCTCGTCCAGGCCGCCCTCGTGCGGACGTACCTCGCCTGGCCGCGCGCCCGCGAGCGTGATCCGGTCGCCTACGCGCGCCGCACGCTGGCGAACCACCGCGTCTCGACGTGGCGCCGGCGCCGGCGCGAGGTGCTGGTGGGCCCGGCGGGGCTGCCGGAGACCCCCGGGGGTTCGGGTGCCGACCGGCACGCCGACCGGGACCAGCTCGTGCGTGCGCTGGCGCTGCTCACCGCGCGTCAGCGTCGTGTCGTGGTGCTGCGGCACCTGGAGGGTCTGTCGGAGCGCGAGGTCGCCGCGGACCTCGGGGTGTCGGTGGGGACGGTCAAGTCGACAGCGTCCCGGGCGCTGGCCCGGCTGCGCGAGGTGCTCGGCGACGACGGGGACGAGTGCGCCACGGGCGCCGGGACGGGGCAGCGATGA
- a CDS encoding DMT family transporter: protein MENTWRWSLVAAIAPVAWGAAYYVTRHTLPADAPLWGSVLRALPAGLVLLALARRAPVGRWWWRALVLGALNMSGFFVLVYLAAQLLPTSVAATVMAVSPFTLMLVAWPLLGQRPRAASLVGAAVGLVGVVAMLVTGSVEVDPAGVAASVAAMLLSSVGFVLATRWKDDVDVLASTAWQLVAGGLLLVPVAALVEGAPPALDGPGWLGAAYVTLVATALAFVAWFAALRHLPAGAVGLVGLLNPLTGVALGLLLAGEHLTATQGVGVALVVVGVLAGQPAVARLVGRRRARTTAPSTPPPGPALARR from the coding sequence GTGGAAAATACCTGGCGCTGGTCGCTGGTCGCCGCGATCGCCCCCGTCGCCTGGGGCGCCGCCTACTACGTCACCCGGCACACGCTGCCCGCGGACGCCCCGCTGTGGGGGTCCGTGCTGCGCGCGCTGCCCGCCGGCCTCGTGCTCCTCGCGCTGGCCCGCCGCGCACCCGTCGGACGCTGGTGGTGGCGCGCCCTCGTGCTCGGCGCGCTCAACATGAGCGGCTTCTTCGTGCTCGTGTACCTCGCCGCGCAGCTGCTGCCCACGTCCGTCGCCGCGACCGTCATGGCCGTGTCGCCGTTCACGCTCATGCTGGTCGCCTGGCCGCTGCTCGGCCAGCGCCCCCGCGCCGCCTCGCTCGTGGGCGCGGCGGTCGGCCTCGTCGGCGTCGTGGCCATGCTCGTCACCGGGTCCGTCGAGGTGGACCCGGCCGGCGTCGCGGCGTCGGTCGCCGCGATGCTGCTGTCCTCGGTCGGGTTCGTGCTGGCCACCCGGTGGAAGGACGACGTCGACGTGCTCGCGTCCACCGCGTGGCAGCTCGTCGCGGGCGGGCTGCTGCTCGTCCCCGTCGCCGCGCTGGTCGAAGGTGCACCACCCGCCCTCGACGGCCCCGGCTGGCTCGGCGCCGCCTACGTCACCCTCGTCGCCACCGCGCTGGCGTTCGTCGCGTGGTTCGCGGCGCTGCGGCACCTGCCCGCCGGCGCCGTCGGGCTCGTCGGCCTGCTCAACCCCCTCACGGGCGTCGCGCTCGGGCTCCTGCTGGCCGGCGAGCACCTCACCGCGACGCAGGGCGTCGGCGTGGCCCTCGTGGTCGTCGGCGTCCTGGCGGGGCAGCCCGCCGTCGCACGGCTCGTCGGACGCCGGCGGGCCCGGACGACGGCACCCTCCACGCCGCCGCCCGGGCCCGCCCTCGCCCGGCGCTGA
- a CDS encoding GNAT family N-acetyltransferase, with product MSEADLEIRPVTVDDAGELLTLRRAAFVTEAQQYGDPHIPPLTQTFEELCADLGADGVVTLGAWSGHRLVGSIRVLVEGAKATLGRFAVAPDLQGRGVGTELLTAILPYLPDGIEEVWVFTGRDSLQNIALYNKAGYEHQHDQTAGDLTYAYLRKLLGDGEVVTPA from the coding sequence ATGAGTGAGGCCGACCTCGAGATCCGCCCGGTGACCGTCGACGACGCGGGCGAGCTTCTGACGCTGCGCCGCGCCGCGTTCGTCACCGAGGCCCAGCAGTACGGCGACCCCCACATCCCGCCGCTGACGCAGACGTTCGAGGAGCTGTGCGCGGACCTGGGTGCCGACGGGGTCGTGACGCTCGGCGCGTGGTCCGGTCACCGGCTGGTCGGGTCCATCCGCGTGCTCGTCGAGGGTGCCAAGGCCACGCTCGGGCGGTTCGCCGTCGCGCCGGACCTGCAGGGCCGCGGCGTCGGCACCGAGCTGCTGACGGCGATCCTGCCGTACCTGCCGGACGGCATCGAGGAGGTCTGGGTCTTCACCGGCCGGGACTCCCTGCAGAACATCGCGCTGTACAACAAGGCCGGCTACGAGCACCAGCACGACCAGACGGCAGGGGACCTGACGTACGCGTACCTGCGCAAGCTGCTCGGCGACGGCGAGGTCGTCACCCCGGCCTGA
- a CDS encoding MarR family winged helix-turn-helix transcriptional regulator → MAAWARERPELDVTPQGVIGRLHRVANHLTDELLAVYQEHDLTEGDFDVLATLRRTGPPYARSCGELAEHTLVTSGGVSKRVDRLERAGLVARHVSPADGRGRDVVLTTAGRIVIDQAFAAHIANEHRLLAALDPADVTALEGILRRWLARLEEPPATA, encoded by the coding sequence ATGGCGGCGTGGGCGCGCGAGCGGCCCGAGCTCGACGTCACGCCGCAGGGCGTCATCGGGCGGCTGCACCGGGTGGCCAACCACCTGACGGACGAGCTCCTGGCCGTCTACCAGGAGCACGACCTCACCGAGGGGGACTTCGACGTCCTCGCCACCCTGCGCCGCACCGGCCCGCCCTACGCCCGGTCCTGCGGCGAGCTCGCCGAGCACACCCTCGTCACCAGCGGCGGGGTCAGCAAGCGCGTCGACCGGCTCGAACGGGCCGGGCTCGTCGCCCGCCACGTCAGCCCCGCCGACGGGCGCGGCAGGGACGTGGTCCTCACCACCGCCGGGCGCATCGTCATCGACCAGGCCTTCGCCGCCCACATCGCGAACGAGCACCGGCTGCTCGCCGCGCTCGACCCCGCCGACGTCACCGCGCTGGAGGGCATCCTGCGCCGCTGGCTCGCCCGCCTGGAGGAGCCCCCCGCCACCGCCTGA
- a CDS encoding aromatic ring-opening dioxygenase LigA has product MTTADDLTTRTSTTTPPDHPAPARAGAPHLLGTLLVVLGVLMALGGAGTWAAVSVGLASENVVVADTAPAFVGATLDTPWEAWAQTEAIRTDILTATDGRLYADMDREDPLRDMVATGTFLRASLLTSVVAFGVALALVGVGLGFVLGGVGLRRLAARTAV; this is encoded by the coding sequence ATGACCACCGCAGACGACCTGACCACCCGTACGTCGACGACCACGCCCCCCGACCACCCCGCACCCGCGCGAGCGGGCGCACCGCACCTGCTCGGCACGCTGCTCGTCGTCCTCGGGGTGCTCATGGCCCTGGGCGGCGCCGGCACGTGGGCCGCCGTCTCCGTCGGCCTCGCGAGCGAGAACGTCGTCGTGGCCGACACGGCACCCGCCTTCGTCGGCGCCACGCTCGACACCCCGTGGGAGGCCTGGGCGCAGACCGAGGCCATCCGCACGGACATCCTCACGGCGACCGACGGCCGCCTCTACGCGGACATGGACCGCGAGGACCCGCTGCGCGACATGGTCGCCACCGGCACGTTCCTGCGTGCCTCGCTGCTGACCTCCGTCGTGGCGTTCGGCGTGGCCCTCGCCCTCGTGGGCGTCGGCCTCGGGTTCGTGCTCGGCGGCGTCGGCCTGCGCCGCCTCGCGGCCCGCACCGCCGTCTGA
- a CDS encoding VOC family protein, protein MGMIRSHLWFVERGHEAAQFYVDVVPRSRITSVTTAPPGVPDVPEGTPFVVELELDGHAVTFLTAGPALRLDDAFSFLLSVDGQDEVDHYWEVLAAGGGRHGRCGWLTDRFGVSWQVVPRALDDLMRRPDAAGVARAMATMLTMTRLEIAPLEAAYAGR, encoded by the coding sequence ATGGGCATGATCCGGTCGCACCTGTGGTTCGTCGAGCGCGGGCACGAGGCCGCGCAGTTCTACGTCGACGTCGTCCCGCGCTCGCGGATCACGAGCGTCACCACCGCCCCGCCCGGGGTGCCGGACGTGCCCGAGGGGACGCCGTTCGTCGTCGAGCTCGAGCTCGACGGCCACGCGGTGACGTTCCTCACCGCCGGGCCCGCGCTGCGCCTCGACGACGCGTTCTCGTTCCTGCTGTCCGTCGACGGGCAGGACGAGGTCGACCACTACTGGGAGGTCCTCGCCGCCGGCGGCGGCCGGCACGGGCGGTGCGGGTGGCTCACCGACCGCTTCGGGGTGTCGTGGCAGGTCGTGCCCCGTGCGCTCGACGACCTCATGCGCCGCCCCGACGCCGCGGGCGTCGCCCGTGCCATGGCGACGATGCTCACCATGACCAGGCTCGAGATCGCCCCGCTGGAGGCCGCCTACGCCGGACGGTGA
- a CDS encoding exodeoxyribonuclease III, whose protein sequence is MLTVATVNVNGIRAAYRRGMGEWLDLRKPDVLLLQEVRGSDEILADHLDTTTWHLAHEAAQAKGRAGVAIATRLPMSAVRIGLGTGTATDSGRWVEADVELAAEGDRPARTVTVVSAYLHSGTAGTPSMDEKYAFLDHVTARLEALAGEGRLVVVGGDLNIAHREVDIKNWKGNVKKAGFLPQERAYLDRWFDELGWRDLGRELGGPGPGPYTWWSWRGQAFDNDSGWRIDYQVATPALADLARSASVDRAATYDARFSDHAPVVVEYDL, encoded by the coding sequence GTGCTGACCGTCGCCACCGTCAACGTCAACGGGATCCGGGCCGCCTACCGCCGAGGCATGGGGGAGTGGCTCGACCTGCGCAAGCCCGACGTCCTGCTGCTGCAGGAGGTCCGCGGGTCCGACGAGATCCTCGCCGACCACCTCGACACCACCACCTGGCACCTCGCCCATGAGGCCGCGCAGGCCAAGGGGCGGGCCGGGGTCGCGATCGCCACCCGCCTGCCGATGTCCGCCGTGCGGATCGGCCTGGGCACCGGCACGGCCACCGACAGCGGACGCTGGGTCGAGGCCGACGTCGAGCTCGCCGCCGAGGGCGACCGCCCCGCGCGGACCGTCACCGTCGTCTCCGCGTACCTGCACTCCGGCACGGCCGGGACGCCGTCGATGGACGAGAAGTACGCCTTCCTCGACCACGTCACCGCACGCCTGGAGGCCCTCGCGGGCGAGGGGCGGCTCGTCGTGGTCGGCGGCGACCTGAACATCGCCCACCGCGAGGTCGACATCAAGAACTGGAAGGGCAACGTGAAGAAGGCCGGCTTCCTGCCGCAGGAGCGGGCCTACCTGGACCGGTGGTTCGACGAGCTCGGCTGGCGCGACCTCGGCCGCGAGCTCGGCGGCCCCGGCCCGGGGCCCTACACCTGGTGGTCGTGGCGGGGGCAGGCGTTCGACAACGACTCCGGCTGGCGGATCGACTACCAGGTCGCGACGCCCGCGCTCGCGGACCTGGCGCGGTCGGCGTCCGTGGACCGGGCGGCGACGTACGACGCGCGGTTCAGCGACCACGCCCCCGTGGTGGTCGAGTACGACCTGTGA
- the purU gene encoding formyltetrahydrofolate deformylase: MSHTSEATTTHWVLTLTCPDQPGIVAAVAGLLAEHGGNITESQQFGDPQSGLFVMRVQVTSSASAAELGAALDALSPRFDLQWSLDVVGRPVRTLVMVSTAAHCLNDLAFRQRSENLPVDLVAVVSNHEVLAPLAQFYDIPFHHVPVSAATKADAEARLLALVEELDVELVVLARYMQILSDDLCRALEGRVINIHHSFLPSFKGARPYAQAYERGVKLIGATAHYVTGDLDEGPIIEQDVERVDHAQSVEDLVALGQDVERRALARAVRWHAEHRVLLDGHRTIVFR, translated from the coding sequence GTGTCCCACACCTCGGAAGCCACGACCACGCACTGGGTGCTGACGCTCACGTGCCCCGACCAGCCAGGCATCGTCGCGGCGGTCGCGGGGCTGCTCGCCGAGCACGGGGGCAACATCACCGAGTCGCAGCAGTTCGGCGACCCGCAGTCCGGTCTGTTCGTCATGCGCGTGCAGGTCACGTCGTCCGCGAGCGCGGCCGAGCTGGGCGCGGCGCTGGACGCGCTCTCCCCGCGGTTCGACCTGCAGTGGTCCCTCGACGTGGTCGGGCGCCCCGTGCGCACGCTCGTCATGGTGTCCACGGCGGCGCACTGCCTCAACGACCTCGCGTTCCGGCAGCGGTCGGAGAACCTGCCCGTCGACCTCGTCGCGGTCGTGTCCAACCACGAGGTGCTGGCGCCCCTCGCGCAGTTCTACGACATCCCGTTCCACCACGTGCCGGTCTCGGCCGCGACCAAGGCCGACGCCGAGGCCCGGCTCCTGGCCCTGGTCGAGGAGCTCGACGTCGAGCTCGTCGTGCTGGCGCGGTACATGCAGATCCTCTCGGACGACCTGTGCCGGGCCCTCGAGGGGCGGGTCATCAACATCCACCACTCGTTCCTGCCGTCGTTCAAGGGCGCCCGCCCCTACGCCCAGGCCTACGAGCGGGGCGTCAAGCTCATCGGCGCGACCGCACACTACGTCACCGGCGACCTCGACGAGGGGCCGATCATCGAGCAGGACGTCGAGCGGGTCGACCACGCGCAGTCCGTCGAGGACCTCGTGGCCCTCGGCCAGGACGTCGAGCGGCGCGCGCTGGCCCGCGCGGTGCGGTGGCACGCCGAGCACCGTGTCCTGCTGGACGGGCACCGCACCATCGTCTTCCGCTGA